From the Solanum lycopersicum chromosome 10, SLM_r2.1 genome, one window contains:
- the LOC112940193 gene encoding elicitor-responsive protein 3-like — protein sequence MPYGQLEVYIGYARGLEDQNWLTDMNPYAIITCHTEEKKTSTASGEGEDPEWNESFLFTVSRSCDEVHIKIMDENTIEDDDFIGETTLIISLFPFSTTNINFILCK from the exons ATGCCTTATGGACAACTTGAAGTTTATATTGGATATGCAAGAGGCCTTGAAGATCAAAATTGGCTCA CTGATATGAATCCATATGCGATCATTACTTGCCATACTGAAGAGAAGAAAACTAGTACTGCATCAG GTGAAGGAGAGGATCCTGAGTGGAATGAGTCCTTCTTATTCACTGTTTCTCGTAGTTGTGACGAGGTTCACATCAAGATTATGGATGAAAATACGATTGAAGATGATGATTTTATAGGAGAAACAACGTTAATAATCTCTCTATTTCCCTTCTCAACTACAAACATTAActttatattatgtaaataa